From Selenomonadales bacterium, the proteins below share one genomic window:
- a CDS encoding ABC transporter substrate-binding protein, translated as MKRMIWLIVMMISVLIIGGCTAERAVKEGAYQVTDVRGTVVTMEKKPERILTMSFDTDGIVLGLAGPDKMVASSVILDDPDSSNVTHLTKRIAKKITTPTVEEILAMKPDLIIVPDWGSIEQVENLRDLGLTVVVVKGAKNIADAKDNVKMIAEAIGEPEKGTRLIAKMDAKLAEIKAKVDKIPQTERKKVVLLSLMPMYGGIGCAFDDACKYAGVTNGMAEAGIHMGQTLTKEMLLAIDPDILFLPSYTNHGQIDVKAHREKYLGDPALAPMKAIKNEAFAFPREGYLYNCSQDIVFAVQEIAYAVYGDDFRLGKDEHLSVVGDN; from the coding sequence TTATCGTGATGATGATAAGCGTTTTGATAATCGGCGGCTGCACTGCCGAGCGCGCGGTAAAAGAGGGCGCGTATCAGGTGACGGACGTGCGCGGTACGGTCGTAACGATGGAGAAGAAGCCCGAGCGCATCCTGACGATGTCGTTCGATACGGACGGGATCGTGCTGGGTCTGGCAGGCCCCGATAAGATGGTGGCAAGTTCTGTGATACTCGACGACCCCGACAGCTCGAACGTGACGCACCTGACGAAGCGCATCGCGAAGAAGATCACCACGCCTACGGTGGAGGAGATCCTTGCGATGAAGCCCGACCTCATCATCGTGCCCGATTGGGGCAGTATCGAGCAGGTAGAGAACCTTCGTGACCTCGGCCTTACAGTCGTCGTCGTCAAGGGCGCGAAAAACATTGCCGATGCGAAAGATAACGTCAAGATGATAGCCGAAGCCATCGGCGAACCCGAGAAGGGAACGCGTCTTATCGCGAAGATGGACGCAAAGCTTGCCGAAATCAAAGCAAAAGTCGATAAGATTCCGCAGACGGAGCGCAAAAAAGTCGTGCTTCTCTCGCTTATGCCGATGTACGGCGGTATCGGCTGTGCGTTCGACGATGCGTGTAAGTATGCAGGTGTCACGAACGGCATGGCAGAGGCAGGTATCCACATGGGACAGACGCTGACAAAAGAAATGCTTCTTGCCATCGACCCCGATATCCTGTTCCTCCCCAGCTACACGAACCATGGTCAGATCGATGTCAAAGCACATCGCGAAAAATACCTCGGCGACCCTGCGCTCGCACCGATGAAAGCCATCAAAAATGAGGCATTTGCCTTCCCGCGTGAAGGATACCTCTACAACTGCTCGCAGGATATCGTGTTCGCCGTCCAAGAGATCGCCTATGCCGTCTACGGTGACGACTTCCGCTTGGGAAAAGATGAGCATCTTTCGGTCGTAGGAGATAACTGA